The DNA sequence TCGACCAGCGGCTCCAGGGCGGGCAGCGACAGGGGGCGGCCCGCCTGGGCGAGCACGTCCAGGGTGCGACGCACCTGCTCCTCGGGAGGGAAGGCCAGGGAAGCGAAGTAGTTCCAGATCGCCGTGTCCTCCTGGCCGGGCAGGAGCAGCACCTCCGCGTGGTCGACACCGCGCCCCGCGCGGCCCACCTGCTGGTAGTAGGCGATCGGTGAGGAGGGGGAGCCGAGGTGGATCACGAAACCGAGGTCGGGCTTGTCGAAGCCCATCCCGAGCGCGGAGGTGGCGACCAGGGCCTTCACGCGGTTGGCGAGCAGATCCTCCTCCGCCTGCTGCCGGTCCACGTTCTCCGTCTTGCCGGTGTACGAGGTGACGACGTGGCCGCGCTGGCGGAGGTACGCGGTCACCTCCTCGGCGGCGGCGACCGTGAGGGTGTAGATGATCCCGGAGCCAGGGAGGTCGTCGAGGTGGTCCGCGAGCCAGGCCAGACGGTGCGCCGCGTTCGGCAGCTGGAGCACGCCGAGGCTCAGGCTCTCCCGGTCGAGCGGCCCTCTCAGGACGAGGGCGTCCGACCCGCCGCCGGTGCCGAGCTGGTCGGCGACGTCCGCGGTCACGCGCGCGTTGGCCGTGGCTGTGGTGGCCAGGACCGGGACGCCGGGAGGCAGTTCGGCCAGCATGGTGCGCAGCCGGCGGTAGTCGGGCCGGAAGTCGTGGCCCCAGTCGGAGATGCAGTGGGCCTCGTCGACCACCAGCAGGCCGGTCGCCGCGGCGAGCTTGGGCAGGACCTGGTCGCGGAAGTCCGGGTTGTTGAGCCGCTCCGGGCTCACGAGCAGCACGTCGACGTCGCCCGCGGCCACCTCGGCCTGGATGGTGTCCCACTCCTCGGTGTTCGACGAGTTGATCGTGCGGGCGCGGATGCCTGCCCGCGCCGCCGACTCGACCTGGTTCCGCATGAGCGCGAGCAGAGGAGAGACGATCACGGTCGGACCGCTGCCGCGCTCCCGCAGCAGCGCGGTCGCGACGAAGTACACCGCCGACTTGCCCCAGCCGGTGCGCTGTACGACGAGCGCGCGCCGCTTCTCGGCGACCAGCGCCTCGATGGCTCTCCACTGGTCCTCGCGCAGGCGCGGGCCGTCCGGCGGCCGCGTCCCGTCGGACGCGGGGGAGGAACCGCCGACGAGGCGGGCGAGGACGGCGTCGGCCGCCGTGCGCAGGTCTTCGTTGCTCATGGCTCCATGCAACCCGATGGGTCGGACATCCGGCGAACGAGGCCGCCAGACTGTGGATAACTCTTGGCGTGGCCCTGCCCAGGGTTATCCACAGCCATAACCGGAGGTGAGCATTCCGGTGCAGAGTCGGCACATGACGAATCACAGCGAACCAGCCGACCCGATCGACGAGACCGTTGTCACCCTCCGCACGCCCGCCGAACTGGCCGACGCCTTGCCGTACTTGCTCGGCTTCCAGCCCGAGAGCAGTGTGGTCCTCATCGCCCTGCACGGCCCGCGAGGCCGATTCGGCGGCCGGGTGCGCCTCGGCATCCCGGAGCGCTCGGAGGACTGGCCGTCCGTCGCCGAGCAACTGGCCCAGTGCCTGGTGACCGGATCCGAGCGGCGCGAAACCCGGCCGGACGGAGTCGTCGCCTTTCTCTGCCAGGAGCCGGAAGCGTTCGCGGGGGACGCTTCCGGGCGGCAGGTCATGGAGCGCCTCAGGCCGCTGGCCCAAGCACTCCGCACCGAGTGCGGTGACCTCGACGTTCCCGTCCTCGAAGTCGTGTGCATCTCGGACGGCCGCTTCTGGACGTACTGCTGTCCGGACCAGCGCTGCTGTCCCGCCGAAGGCAACCCGCTGCTCCCCGGAGGCACGTCGGTGCTGGCCGCCGCCACGGTGTACGCGGGCTTCCAGGTCGGTCCCGCGCAGGGACGGATCCGGGCCCGGCTCACCCCTTGGCGAACGGCCGCCGCGAGCGATCAGGCTCGCGTGTTGCATGACACGGCCTGCGCACTCGTCCCCAGGATCCTCGACGACGGCGGCCACGCGGAAGTCGCCGCCGAAACCCTCGATCTGGCCCGCCGGGTCATGGCACGCCTGGCCGCCGCGCCTCCCATCCCCGACAGGCTCGAAGCCGACGTCTACGACGACGAGCTGATCGGCCACGACGAGGCCGCCACGCTGATCCTCGGGCTTCAGGACCGCACGACACGCGACCGTGCGGCCGAGTGGATGGAGGGGGACGAGGCGGCTCCGGCGCTCAGGCTCTGGCGTGCGCTGGCCCGGCGCTGCGTCCGGGAGTATCGAGAGCACGCCGCCGCACCCCTGACCCTCGCGGGCTGGGTGGCCTGGTCCCTCGGCGACCTCGCCGAGGGACAGGAAGCACTCACCATGGCGTTGATCGCCGATCCGCACTATGCCTTCGCCCTGCTCCTGCACCCGGCCTGCAGCGCGGACAGCGACCCGGAGCCGATCCGCCGCATTCTGCGGGGCGAGCGTTCCCAGCGGGACGCGGCGGCACGGGGCCGGAGTGACCAGCTGGCCCTCCGATCCGATGCTCGGCAACACGCCGACGTGAGCGCTGAGAAGGCAGAGAGGTCTGCCGAGAAGTCCCAGGAAGCCTTGAGGTCCAAGAACGCCGCGAGGTCCATGAACATTGAAGGAGCCGAGGAGCAGGACGGTCCCGGGGCGCCAGAAGCCGTCTCACCCGGAGTCTCGCCGGACCCCTCGGACGGCGCGGACACCCTGGATCACGCAGGGGCCGGCGTCGGCGTCAGGACAGCGCCCCGGGGCCGTCGACGCCCGTCTCGCACCTCCGGGCCGGGCCCTCGGCCCGCCGGGGGAGCGCGCACGGGACCGCGGAACCGGCGGGACACGATCCGACGTGACCCAAGGCACGACCGGTGACCGCAGCGACGGCCCGGTCTTGGTCGAAGCGTCCAGTCCTGGCCCGTACGGCGCAGGTCGCCGTCAGAACGCACCGCCGGATGGGCGGCTTCCTGGAACGCATGCGTGACTTGGGGCGGCCCCGCGCCGTTCACCTGAGTGGCGGTACCCGCGTCCTGGTCGTGACGCTGTTCCGTGACCGAGTCTCCGTAGCGCAGAGAACGCAGAAGTGGCTACCCCATGTCCGTGCCCGCCTCGTCTCCTGTCTCCCCCTGGCCCGAGAGAAACGAAAGGCCGGAGCCGCACCCCTTCCGGGCGCCCGCGCCGATTCCCAGGCGCCAGCCCCATGGCCAAGCGCCCGGACCCGGGCCACGCCGCCTCGCCGCGCTGCCGCCCGTGCACGACGCGCTGGTCTGTGTCGCCCTTCCCGCGCTCGCGGTCTCCACGGACCAAGGCCAGCTGAACGGTCGCGGACTGGAAGGCTTCTATCGCGCGGGCCGTCGTATGTTGTCCCGCTGTCAGGTGCGCGTGGCCGGGCGCGAGCCGATCGCCGTGCAGGCGCGGATGCTCTCGGCGGACAGTGCCCGCTTCGTGGCGGCCCTCCTTCCCTCGGCGGACGGAGGACCGGACCCGGACGTCGTCGTGGAGCGGACCCGGCATGCCGACGGCACCGAGCGGATCACGCTGCACAGCGCGGCCAGCCGCCCCCTGAGGCTGCCGGTGGAGGTGTCGCTCGGCACGGACCTGGCGGAGCTCGGCGCGGTCGCGTCCGGCCGCGCCGGTCCCGAACTGCCCGCCAGCGTCCACGACTCGGGCATGCGCTGGTCCTCCGGAGAAGGCCACTGCGTGGTCACGGCGGTCCCGGCGCCCAAGGACGCGCTGGCCTCGGCGGGGCTGCTGCGCTGGGAGGTGCACCTGCCACCGGGAGGCAGCCAGAGCGTGGAGCTGCGCGTACGGCCGCACGGCGCGGGGCCCCTGAGGCCGGTGGGGCATGGAGTGACCAGCCCGCTGTCCTCGGCCCAAGCGGCGGGGGACGACCCCACGGTTCAGCGTCTGCTGGATACCTCGGTCGCGGATCTCAGAGCCCTGTTGCTGCGCGACCCGGCCCACCCCGCGGACCTCTACGTGGCCGCCGGAGCGCCGTGGCGGTGCGGCCTCGCACCCGCCGAGGCCCTCACGGCCGCCAGGATGGTGCTGCCGCTCGGCACCCGGCTCGCGGAGAGCACGCTGCGCGCGCTCGCCCGCGAGCAGCTCACCCGCCCCGGGCCCTGCGCGGGCATGATCCCTGGGCCGATGCGGGACACAGGGCCCCACTTGCCTCCCGGGTGCACGGGAGTGGAGGCCACCCTGCTGTTCCCCGCCCTGCTCGCCGAGGCGTGGCGCTGGGGGATGCCGGAGGCCGACGTGGCGGAGCTGCTGCACCCGGCGGAGCGCTGCCTGCGTTGGCTGCTCGAAAGCGCCGAGGACGCAGCATTCGTGCGGGACGCTCACCCGGACTCTCCTTCCTCCAGCCCGGTGCGCTGCGAGATCCAAGCACATGCGTACCGGGCGGCACTCCTGGGAGCGGACCTGCTCGACGCGCTCAGGGGCACGGGAGGCGCGGAGCTGCGGCAGTGGGCGGAGCGGTTGCGGGCCCGGTTCAGGGAAGCGTTCTGGGTGGAGGACCGGACGGGCGGCAGGCCCGCCGTGGCACTCGAGGCCGACGGTCGGCCCCTGCCCCATCTCACCGGCGGTGCGGCCCACCTCCTGGATACCGGGCTCCTGGGATCCGGCGAGGTCGCCCCCGGCCTGCTCGACAAGGTGCAGACCGAGCAGGTGGCGAGGCTGCTGGGCGGGCCTGCCATGGACTCGGGCTGGGGTCTGCGCAGCCTGGGCTCGAAGGAGGCGGCGTACAACCCCTTCGGGCATCGCGGAGGGGCGGTCCGGGTCCACGAGACGGCGACGGCGGTCGCGGGACTCGCGGCGGCGGGCTACGAGAAGGAAGCCGGTGCGCTGCTGCGCGGAGCGCTGGACGCGGCGGCCGCCTTCGGATTCCGGCTGCCGGAGATGTACGGCGGCGAGCAGCGGATGGCCGGGAGCGCGCCGCTCCCGCACCCTGCGGCCTGTCGTCCCGCCGCGGTCAGCGCGGCGGCCGGAGTGCAACTCCTGACCGTGCTGGCCGGGATCCGCCCGGACGCGCCGGCGGGCACGGTCACGCTCAGGCCGGTCCGTAGCGCGCCCTTGGGAGAGCTTGGCCTGACGGCGTTGCGCGTGTCGGGCGCTCCCTTCTCCGTGCGTGTCAGCAGGCTCGGCCTCGCCATGGTGGAGGAGGCGGCCGACGGGCTGCAGTTGGGGGTGTGATGTCGCTGAGCGGCGGTGCCACGGGTGCGACGGGCCGGACGGAAGGCTCTCAGGGAGCGGGGCCGGAAGCAGATGGCGTAGGAGGTGTTTATCGTCAGGCAGACGACTATGATCGCGGCATGTCGCCCTACGACCCGTCGGCCTTCCCGCCCTTCGCTGTCACCGTCGATCTGGTCGTGTTGACCGTGCGTCGCCACGCCCTGTGCGCCCTGGCCGTGCGCCGTGGTGAGCCGCCGTTCCAGGGGCGTTGGGCGCTGCCCGGGGGATTCGTACGGGCGGACGAGGACCTTTCGGGGGCCGCGGCGCGCGAGCTGGTGGAGGAGACGGGGCTCTGCGCCCACGACCCGGACAGTCCGGTTCAGGCCAATGGCGCGCACCTCGAGCAGCTGGCCACGTACGGCGACCCGAAGCGTGATCCGCGGATGCGCGTGGTCAGCGTCGCTCACCTCGCGCTCGCACCGGATCTGCCCGCGCCCCGTCCCGGCGGTGACGCGCACAGCGCGCGCTGGGCCCCGGTCGAGGCCCTGCTCCACCAGGGCGGGTACGGCAGGGAGGGGGAGCAGGCCGCGCCGCTGGCGTTCGACCACGCGCAGATCCTCTCGGACGGAGTGGAGCGCGCCCGATCGAAGATCGAATACTCCTCGCTGGCCACGGCGTTCTGCCCGCCGGAGTTCACGGTCGGCGAACTGCGCCGCGTGTACGAAGCGGTCTGGGCGGTCGCCCTCGATCCCCGCAACTTCCACCGGAAGGTGACGGGCACACCGGGATTCCTCGTGCCCACAGGAGGGACCACGACCCGCCAGGGTGGCCGCCCGGCCCAGCTGTTCCGGGCCGGAGGCGCGACGCTCCTCAACCCTCCGATGCTGAGGCCTGACGCCTGATCCCGCCTGCACGCGACGGCTGCCCGCGCCCGGCCTCGCGTGTCGTCGGCCACGTCAGGGCTGGCGGTTGACACCCGCAGTCCACGCCCTGAGCGAAAAGCCGCAAATGTCGCGTTATCTTGCTGCGGTACCCACGGGGTTCGTCCGTCCCCGAACCGGCGGACCCGCCCCGCCCGCGAGCGGTCGCACATCCTGCGAGAGAAGCGATGATCCAGGCCATCGGACTGACCAGCAACCCCCGCAAGGACCTCCCGGCCGCCGTCGACGACGTTTCCTTCCAAGCGCGCACGGGCTGCGTCACCGCGCTTCTGGGCGCCTCGGACGGGGGTGGGACGACGACCCTCAGGCTGATGCTCGAACTCCAACAGGGGCGTGGCATCACCTACTTCAGAGGGCGGCCGCTGCACCACATCGCGCACCCCTCGCGGGAGGTGGGCGTCGTGCTCGGCGATGTGCCCGGACACCCGGCGCGCACGGTGAGAGGCCATCTGCGCATGTTGTGCGCCGCGGTGGGTGTGCCTGTCACACGCGCCGACGACGTACTCGAAGTGGTCGGGCTCGTCAGCCTGCGGGAGCAGGTCCTCGGCACGCTCTCCCGTGGGATGGACCGCCGTCTCGGGCTGGCCTGTGCGCTCCTCGCGGATCCGCACGCCCTCGTACTGGACGAGCCCACCGGCGGGCTCACGGCCCGGGAGGGCGCTTGGCTGCACGGCGTCCTGCGGGCGCACGCCGCACGGGGCGGCACCGTCCTGTTCACCACGGACGACGCCAAGGAAGCCGCCCGGACCGCAGACCAGGTCGTCACGCTGGAGGCGGGGCGGCTCGTCGCGGACCAGGACGCGGCGGAGTTCGCCCGCACGCGGCTCAGGCCGCGCGTCGCCGTGCGCAGCCCGCACGCCGCGCGTCTCGCCGCCCTGCTGGCCAAGGAGGCCCGCTCGCTCCGCCGGTCCGTCGAGGTGGTGCAGGAGGGCGGCAGCCGTCTGTCGGTGTACGGAAACACGTGCGGGGAAGTGGGGGAGACCGCGTTCCGCCACGGCATCCTCGTGCACCAACTCGCTGACGAAGTCGGGGACGCGAGGCCCTCGACAGTCGACGCGCGGGAGCAGGCGCCGGTGGGGCAGGGGCGCGGTCCAGCGCTCGACGCCGAGGCGGGCGCGCGGAGCGGCTCCGACGCGCGGGAGGGGGCCACGCGCTCTGCGACCTCTGCCGCCGGTGAGCCGCGGGAGTCACTTCAGGAAGCCCCTGTGGCGTCCACGCACGACACGGCGGCCGAACGCCCGCCCGTCGCCGACGCCGCTCCCGCGCCAGGTGCCGACGGCCCCACTCGGATCACTCCGAGCGCCGCGAGCGCATCACAGTCCTCGTTGTCTCCCTTGCCTCCTCCCATCGCCATCCGTACGGCACCGAACCCTCTCCGTCCGCTGCGCTACGAGTTGCGCCGTGCCGCCGGTGTCGGCACGGGATACCTCACGGTGGCCGCGGCCACCGCGCTGTCCGCGCTCCTGTGCCTGTTCCTCGCCCGGACCGGACACACACCGCAGCTGCGCCTGCTCGCTGCCTGGCCCGGCGAACTTCCCCTACCGCCCGCCGCCCTGGGCGCAGGGCTCCTCGGTGCGCTCGCCTTCGGTGAGGAGTTCCGCCATCCCGCCCTCGCCGCGGATCGCGGTACGGTGCCCCGGCGCCTGGGGCTCCTCGCCGCGAAGCTCGCTGTCGCCGCCGCCACTGCGCTGCTGCTCGCCGGGCTCACCGTGGGGTGCGACGCCGTTGTGCTCCACCTGGTATACGGAGGCGAGCTCACAGAAGTTCCCCCGGACTGGCTTTCGGCGACCGCCAGTTGGATTTCCTTCATGATCGGCTGTGCTTGGGCCGGGGTGCTGGCCGC is a window from the Streptomyces spectabilis genome containing:
- a CDS encoding RecQ family ATP-dependent DNA helicase, whose product is MSNEDLRTAADAVLARLVGGSSPASDGTRPPDGPRLREDQWRAIEALVAEKRRALVVQRTGWGKSAVYFVATALLRERGSGPTVIVSPLLALMRNQVESAARAGIRARTINSSNTEEWDTIQAEVAAGDVDVLLVSPERLNNPDFRDQVLPKLAAATGLLVVDEAHCISDWGHDFRPDYRRLRTMLAELPPGVPVLATTATANARVTADVADQLGTGGGSDALVLRGPLDRESLSLGVLQLPNAAHRLAWLADHLDDLPGSGIIYTLTVAAAEEVTAYLRQRGHVVTSYTGKTENVDRQQAEEDLLANRVKALVATSALGMGFDKPDLGFVIHLGSPSSPIAYYQQVGRAGRGVDHAEVLLLPGQEDTAIWNYFASLAFPPEEQVRRTLDVLAQAGRPLSLPALEPLVELRRSRLETMLKVLDVDGAVRRVQGGWIATGTPWTYDTERYAWVAKQRQAEQQAMREYASTTSCRMEFLRRQLDDEEAAPCGRCDNCAGGRFDDAVSSTALDSARGELARPGVEVEPRKMWPTGLAAVGMTLKGRIPAGEQASSGRALGRLSDIGWGNRLRPMLAPQAPDVPVPDDVTKAVVEVLADWAKGPGGWATGAPDAGPRPVGVVTMPSRSKPQLIQSLGARIAEIGRLPLLGSLEYAAEATDVRVPRSNSAQRLRALDGSLIVPPALASAIQEADGPVLLVDDATETGWTLAVSARMLRRAGAKGVLPLVLAVQG
- a CDS encoding DUF4192 domain-containing protein, producing MTNHSEPADPIDETVVTLRTPAELADALPYLLGFQPESSVVLIALHGPRGRFGGRVRLGIPERSEDWPSVAEQLAQCLVTGSERRETRPDGVVAFLCQEPEAFAGDASGRQVMERLRPLAQALRTECGDLDVPVLEVVCISDGRFWTYCCPDQRCCPAEGNPLLPGGTSVLAAATVYAGFQVGPAQGRIRARLTPWRTAAASDQARVLHDTACALVPRILDDGGHAEVAAETLDLARRVMARLAAAPPIPDRLEADVYDDELIGHDEAATLILGLQDRTTRDRAAEWMEGDEAAPALRLWRALARRCVREYREHAAAPLTLAGWVAWSLGDLAEGQEALTMALIADPHYAFALLLHPACSADSDPEPIRRILRGERSQRDAAARGRSDQLALRSDARQHADVSAEKAERSAEKSQEALRSKNAARSMNIEGAEEQDGPGAPEAVSPGVSPDPSDGADTLDHAGAGVGVRTAPRGRRRPSRTSGPGPRPAGGARTGPRNRRDTIRRDPRHDR
- a CDS encoding glycogen debranching N-terminal domain-containing protein gives rise to the protein MPPVHDALVCVALPALAVSTDQGQLNGRGLEGFYRAGRRMLSRCQVRVAGREPIAVQARMLSADSARFVAALLPSADGGPDPDVVVERTRHADGTERITLHSAASRPLRLPVEVSLGTDLAELGAVASGRAGPELPASVHDSGMRWSSGEGHCVVTAVPAPKDALASAGLLRWEVHLPPGGSQSVELRVRPHGAGPLRPVGHGVTSPLSSAQAAGDDPTVQRLLDTSVADLRALLLRDPAHPADLYVAAGAPWRCGLAPAEALTAARMVLPLGTRLAESTLRALAREQLTRPGPCAGMIPGPMRDTGPHLPPGCTGVEATLLFPALLAEAWRWGMPEADVAELLHPAERCLRWLLESAEDAAFVRDAHPDSPSSSPVRCEIQAHAYRAALLGADLLDALRGTGGAELRQWAERLRARFREAFWVEDRTGGRPAVALEADGRPLPHLTGGAAHLLDTGLLGSGEVAPGLLDKVQTEQVARLLGGPAMDSGWGLRSLGSKEAAYNPFGHRGGAVRVHETATAVAGLAAAGYEKEAGALLRGALDAAAAFGFRLPEMYGGEQRMAGSAPLPHPAACRPAAVSAAAGVQLLTVLAGIRPDAPAGTVTLRPVRSAPLGELGLTALRVSGAPFSVRVSRLGLAMVEEAADGLQLGV
- a CDS encoding NUDIX hydrolase, with product MSPYDPSAFPPFAVTVDLVVLTVRRHALCALAVRRGEPPFQGRWALPGGFVRADEDLSGAAARELVEETGLCAHDPDSPVQANGAHLEQLATYGDPKRDPRMRVVSVAHLALAPDLPAPRPGGDAHSARWAPVEALLHQGGYGREGEQAAPLAFDHAQILSDGVERARSKIEYSSLATAFCPPEFTVGELRRVYEAVWAVALDPRNFHRKVTGTPGFLVPTGGTTTRQGGRPAQLFRAGGATLLNPPMLRPDA
- a CDS encoding ABC transporter ATP-binding protein, whose translation is MIQAIGLTSNPRKDLPAAVDDVSFQARTGCVTALLGASDGGGTTTLRLMLELQQGRGITYFRGRPLHHIAHPSREVGVVLGDVPGHPARTVRGHLRMLCAAVGVPVTRADDVLEVVGLVSLREQVLGTLSRGMDRRLGLACALLADPHALVLDEPTGGLTAREGAWLHGVLRAHAARGGTVLFTTDDAKEAARTADQVVTLEAGRLVADQDAAEFARTRLRPRVAVRSPHAARLAALLAKEARSLRRSVEVVQEGGSRLSVYGNTCGEVGETAFRHGILVHQLADEVGDARPSTVDAREQAPVGQGRGPALDAEAGARSGSDAREGATRSATSAAGEPRESLQEAPVASTHDTAAERPPVADAAPAPGADGPTRITPSAASASQSSLSPLPPPIAIRTAPNPLRPLRYELRRAAGVGTGYLTVAAATALSALLCLFLARTGHTPQLRLLAAWPGELPLPPAALGAGLLGALAFGEEFRHPALAADRGTVPRRLGLLAAKLAVAAATALLLAGLTVGCDAVVLHLVYGGELTEVPPDWLSATASWISFMIGCAWAGVLAAGVFRSTTAGLAAVLAVPIVVVPLVQKALEGPSVRSAAGLPGRLRELTLLEWPLGAERYVAGGLRMVAQPVGSALMLSLVVLLGAYLLTAVRGRAR